Proteins encoded together in one Flavobacterium keumense window:
- a CDS encoding thioredoxin family protein: MKPHFKHLVSSFLLLFTFTIYAQDSIHFDESGLETIIQRSKTENKPIFYMIYADWCPHCKNIKATTLKDPEVISFINTNYVFAGLDFEKPGSESFKSKYNIKTFPTFLVLDSNGIELARFTGELKKDKFLSEVKIALNPKQQLPYLKAEYEKDKTNGVNLMRYLVALKKGNDRKELNPIAHEYFEQLPDEKMVSEINWKIFTNGVSDISSREYLFVINNQQAFAAITSQKRVNDKFKNSVIELLKPIVKTSDTANYTKQRAIAKTIVAPVIDSLLFQFDLDHYETNKDWTKYKKIATENIKKHVWNSPKNIKEIVLNVMRNSTDAPSLNQSLSWIKHSNELEESYDGILLEARVQRKLNNIPVAIVMTKKAKAFSTSMGWDGKEADKLLADLLERQRTAVKPVPKTKK, encoded by the coding sequence ATGAAGCCCCACTTTAAACATTTAGTTAGTTCTTTTCTCTTATTATTTACTTTTACAATTTATGCACAAGATTCTATTCATTTTGATGAAAGTGGTTTAGAAACTATTATACAGCGATCAAAAACTGAAAATAAACCTATTTTTTATATGATTTATGCTGACTGGTGTCCGCATTGTAAAAATATTAAAGCCACTACTTTAAAAGATCCTGAAGTGATTTCTTTTATTAATACTAATTATGTTTTTGCAGGATTAGATTTTGAAAAACCAGGTTCTGAATCTTTCAAAAGCAAATACAACATCAAAACCTTCCCTACTTTTTTAGTGCTTGATAGTAATGGAATAGAATTAGCTCGTTTTACGGGTGAATTAAAAAAAGACAAATTCCTTTCGGAAGTAAAAATCGCTTTAAACCCTAAACAACAATTACCCTATTTAAAAGCCGAATACGAAAAAGACAAAACCAATGGTGTCAATTTAATGCGTTATTTAGTGGCGCTTAAAAAAGGTAATGATCGGAAAGAATTGAATCCGATTGCTCACGAATATTTTGAACAACTTCCTGATGAAAAAATGGTTAGTGAGATTAATTGGAAAATTTTTACTAATGGAGTAAGTGATATTAGCTCAAGAGAATACCTATTTGTGATTAACAATCAACAAGCTTTTGCTGCTATTACATCTCAAAAAAGAGTCAATGACAAGTTTAAAAATAGTGTAATTGAACTGTTAAAACCAATTGTAAAAACAAGTGATACGGCTAATTATACGAAACAACGTGCTATTGCAAAAACGATTGTGGCTCCGGTTATTGATTCTTTGCTATTTCAATTCGATTTAGATCATTATGAAACCAATAAAGATTGGACCAAATACAAAAAAATAGCCACTGAAAACATCAAAAAACACGTTTGGAATAGCCCAAAAAACATCAAAGAGATTGTTTTAAATGTAATGCGAAATTCAACGGATGCACCTAGTTTGAACCAATCCTTAAGTTGGATTAAACATTCCAATGAATTAGAAGAATCGTATGACGGAATTTTACTTGAAGCCCGTGTTCAAAGAAAATTAAACAACATTCCCGTAGCTATTGTCATGACTAAAAAAGCAAAAGCATTTAGCACCAGCATGGGATGGGATGGTAAAGAAGCTGATAAATTGCTTGCGGATCTTTTAGAGAGACAAAGAACAGCAGTAAAACCCGTTCCAAAAACAAAAAAATAA
- a CDS encoding GNAT family N-acetyltransferase, with protein sequence MAITIRDYQKSDAGAILDIINYNILHSTALYDYSIRSLAQQEAILESKLASGFPVIVAENEGAVVGFGMYSEFRFREAYKFTVEHSVYVDQNSQGLGIGKLLLTELIQLAKKQGLHTMIGVIDAENQKSIDFHHRFGFKTVGIIKESGFKFDKWLDSVFVQLMV encoded by the coding sequence ATGGCAATTACAATTCGGGATTACCAAAAATCAGACGCAGGAGCTATACTTGATATTATCAATTATAACATCTTACACTCTACAGCTTTGTATGACTATTCTATTCGAAGTTTAGCACAACAAGAAGCAATTTTAGAATCAAAACTAGCATCTGGATTTCCTGTAATTGTGGCAGAAAATGAAGGTGCTGTAGTTGGTTTCGGAATGTACTCTGAATTTCGATTTAGAGAAGCCTATAAATTCACCGTTGAGCATTCTGTCTATGTTGACCAAAATAGTCAAGGATTAGGCATTGGAAAGTTATTATTGACCGAATTAATTCAATTAGCAAAAAAACAAGGATTGCATACAATGATTGGTGTTATTGATGCCGAAAATCAAAAAAGCATTGACTTTCATCATCGATTCGGATTTAAAACGGTAGGAATTATCAAAGAATCGGGTTTTAAATTTGACAAATGGTTAGACTCGGTTTTTGTTCAATTAATGGTATAA
- a CDS encoding T9SS type A sorting domain-containing protein yields MKKTILFLFIGLSVYGQQLHHQMLSSQGASNLLSNGVKVNQTVGQQSVIGNYNYSTISISQGFQKNLYTKSNVFVLTDELSTILYPNPFVDQIHIQFSKQISGLILVTIFDVLGRLVYKEQKEVINNNLKIDNLQFPENEYLLTLSGANINYSTQIIKSK; encoded by the coding sequence ATGAAAAAAACAATACTATTTCTTTTTATTGGTCTTTCTGTTTATGGCCAGCAATTGCACCATCAAATGCTATCTTCACAAGGCGCATCAAATTTACTCTCTAATGGTGTGAAAGTAAATCAAACGGTAGGTCAACAAAGTGTTATTGGAAATTACAACTATTCGACTATTTCTATTAGTCAAGGTTTTCAAAAAAATCTTTACACTAAGTCAAATGTTTTTGTTTTGACAGATGAGTTAAGCACTATTCTTTATCCTAACCCTTTTGTAGATCAAATTCATATTCAATTCTCAAAACAGATAAGTGGGCTTATCTTGGTTACAATCTTTGACGTATTAGGTAGACTAGTCTATAAAGAACAAAAAGAAGTTATAAATAATAATCTAAAAATAGATAATCTCCAATTTCCTGAAAACGAATATTTACTAACGTTATCCGGAGCTAATATTAATTACTCAACTCAAATAATCAAATCCAAATGA
- a CDS encoding porin family protein — protein sequence MKRKLLILFFILSSAIANSQEISFAIGTNFTQFNLKNPETFADTPLQSGSGSSYEIAYLDTTHEKKLFYEVGIGINEYNALAGTTANTYRWNSKSLGLRLGLEYELFKLSKVQLRPQIGMNFSTIVYGKQEINGAIFDIRNNSDFSGIKLIPYLGIKAKYQLRENTSVSFGYNHSISFKPTLTNKEYLTITSNQIVLGLHFNVIN from the coding sequence ATGAAAAGAAAACTACTAATTTTATTTTTTATTCTTAGTTCGGCAATTGCAAATTCTCAGGAAATATCCTTTGCTATTGGAACAAATTTCACACAGTTTAATTTAAAAAATCCAGAGACATTTGCTGATACTCCATTACAATCTGGTTCTGGTTCTAGTTATGAAATTGCCTATTTAGATACTACTCATGAAAAGAAATTATTTTATGAAGTTGGGATAGGAATTAATGAATACAATGCCCTAGCTGGAACTACTGCGAATACGTACCGATGGAATTCAAAATCATTGGGTCTAAGATTGGGTCTAGAATATGAATTGTTCAAATTAAGCAAAGTTCAATTAAGACCACAAATAGGGATGAATTTTTCAACAATAGTGTACGGCAAGCAAGAAATAAACGGAGCTATTTTTGATATTCGAAATAATTCTGATTTTTCTGGAATTAAATTAATTCCATATTTAGGAATAAAAGCCAAGTATCAATTGAGAGAAAATACTTCGGTATCTTTTGGTTATAATCATTCTATTTCTTTCAAGCCTACACTTACAAATAAAGAATATTTAACAATAACCTCAAATCAAATTGTTTTAGGTCTTCACTTTAACGTAATTAATTAA
- a CDS encoding glutathione peroxidase, which translates to MKLVSILSCIVLLLSCQNKAQTATTSTTNYKSVTMTKQSIHQFKVTDLSGNVFDFASLKGKKVMVVNTASKCGLTPQYKDLESLYKTYKDNGFVIVGFPANNFASQEPGTNEEIAQFCQLNYGVSFPMMAKVSVKGSDMCEVYQFLTQQSKNGVQDSQVEWNFQKYLLNENGELVKVISPRTLPTDVEIVNWIKN; encoded by the coding sequence ATGAAATTAGTATCTATTCTTTCTTGTATTGTATTACTTCTTAGTTGTCAAAACAAAGCACAAACCGCTACTACATCAACTACAAATTATAAATCAGTAACAATGACTAAACAATCTATTCATCAATTCAAAGTAACTGATTTATCAGGAAATGTATTTGATTTTGCTTCTTTAAAAGGGAAAAAAGTAATGGTAGTCAATACGGCTTCTAAATGTGGATTAACACCGCAGTACAAAGATTTAGAATCGTTGTATAAAACCTACAAAGACAATGGTTTTGTTATTGTTGGATTTCCAGCCAATAATTTTGCTTCCCAAGAACCCGGAACCAATGAAGAGATTGCGCAGTTTTGCCAATTAAATTATGGAGTTTCTTTTCCAATGATGGCTAAGGTTTCGGTAAAAGGAAGTGATATGTGCGAAGTGTATCAGTTTTTGACGCAACAATCTAAAAATGGTGTACAAGATTCTCAAGTGGAATGGAATTTCCAAAAGTATTTGTTAAATGAAAATGGTGAATTAGTAAAAGTAATTTCGCCAAGAACGTTACCAACAGATGTTGAAATTGTCAATTGGATTAAAAATTAA